A stretch of the Halomonas sp. CH40 genome encodes the following:
- the pdxA gene encoding 4-hydroxythreonine-4-phosphate dehydrogenase PdxA translates to MVDQTAPSTALPVAVTSGEPAGIGPELVLMLAAYNQLPSNCVVIGDRDLLAARADALGLAVTLIVCQPGDPVPEGDRVLAVWHCTLRAPCQPGVLDAANAGYVIDTLQMAVDACRNGHAAAMTTAPLHKGVIIEGGYTDFTGHTEWLRDACEVEEVVMLLATDDALHTRASDWQHDGSLRVALVTTHLPLRAVADAISAERIRRVSRILAADLTRQFGIAAPRIAVCGLNPHAGEDGHLGLEELDIIIPTLAALQAEGLDVRGPFPADTLFTPRHLAEVDAVLAMYHDQGLAVLKYAGFGNAANITLGLPMVRTSVDHGTALDLAGQGTASPDSLKVAIRLARQLADTQSASRHASPPS, encoded by the coding sequence ATGGTTGATCAAACAGCGCCTTCAACAGCGCTACCCGTCGCGGTTACCAGCGGTGAGCCAGCAGGCATCGGCCCTGAACTGGTGCTGATGCTGGCGGCCTATAACCAGCTGCCGAGTAACTGCGTGGTGATTGGTGATCGCGATTTACTCGCCGCTCGGGCTGACGCGCTAGGGTTAGCCGTCACGCTGATAGTCTGCCAGCCTGGAGACCCAGTGCCTGAAGGCGATCGCGTATTGGCCGTCTGGCACTGTACCCTGAGAGCACCTTGCCAGCCTGGGGTGCTGGACGCCGCCAATGCCGGTTATGTGATAGATACCCTGCAGATGGCCGTAGACGCCTGCCGTAACGGCCATGCAGCAGCCATGACCACCGCACCGCTGCATAAGGGGGTGATCATTGAGGGGGGGTATACGGACTTCACTGGCCACACCGAATGGTTGCGCGATGCCTGTGAGGTGGAAGAAGTGGTAATGCTGCTGGCCACGGATGATGCCCTGCATACCCGCGCTAGCGATTGGCAACATGATGGCAGTCTGCGGGTAGCGCTGGTGACCACTCACTTACCGCTGCGAGCGGTGGCCGATGCCATCAGCGCCGAACGCATCCGCCGGGTCAGCCGCATTCTGGCTGCCGACTTGACCCGCCAGTTCGGTATTGCGGCGCCCAGAATCGCGGTGTGTGGCCTGAACCCCCATGCCGGTGAGGACGGCCACCTAGGCCTCGAAGAGCTGGATATCATTATTCCCACCCTGGCGGCACTCCAGGCAGAAGGGCTGGATGTGCGCGGGCCCTTTCCGGCCGATACGCTGTTTACCCCGCGCCACCTGGCTGAGGTCGATGCGGTACTGGCCATGTATCATGATCAGGGTCTGGCCGTGCTGAAATATGCAGGCTTTGGCAATGCGGCCAATATCACCCTGGGCCTGCCGATGGTGCGTACCTCAGTGGATCACGGTACGGCGCTTGATCTGGCTGGGCAGGGCACAGCATCACCGGATAGCCTGAAAGTGGCCATTCGTCTGGCCCGCCAGCTGGCGGATACCCAGTCAGCCAGCCGACATGCATCGCCACCTTCCTGA